A region from the Pungitius pungitius chromosome 16, fPunPun2.1, whole genome shotgun sequence genome encodes:
- the zdhhc20a gene encoding palmitoyltransferase ZDHHC20-A isoform X1: protein MAPSHVLRCCQRALNWIPVLFINLVVGWSYYAYVVELCVYTIPNNAERISYLVIFHIFLTMFVWSYWKTICSRPAAASKAFALPRAEKELYEREERPEMQQEILKKVARDLPVFTRTAGGAVRYCNHCQIIKPDRCHHCSTCEMCVLKMDHHCPWVNNCVGFSNYKYFVLFLAYASLYCAVICATVIKYFIKFWTKQLPDTHAKFHILFLFFVAALFFVSILSLLSYHLWLVGKNRTTIEAFRAPVFTNGQDKSGFSLGFRRNAAEVFGDEAKYWIFPVFSSLGDGLSFVTRLVHIDPEQANRVLQHNGKSPADGKADPFALGNNIQHTVDDSQEKKDGGQTVSVTMESGP, encoded by the exons ATGGCGCCCTCTCATGTACTGAGGTGCTGTCAACGGGCGCTTAACTGGATACCTGTACTGTTTATAAACCTCGTTGTTGGTTGGTCTTATTACGCTTATGTTGTggagctgtgtgtct ATACAATCCCGAATAATGCAGAACGAA TCAGCTATTTGGTCATCTTTCACATTTTCCTCACCATGTTTGTATGGTCCTACTGGAAAACTATTTGCTCCAGACCAGCCGCAGCCTCAAAAGCA TTCGCTCTGCCCAGAGCGGAGAAGGAACTGTACGAGAGAGAGGAGCGACCCGAGATGCAGCAAGAGATTCTCAAGAAAGTGGCGAGGGATTTACCCGTGTTTACGCGCACGGCGGGAGGAG CTGTCAGATACTGCAACCACTGCCAGATTATCAAGCCCGACCGCTGCCATCACTGCTCTACCTGTGAGAT GTGTGTGCTGAAAATGGACCATCACTGTCCCTG gGTGAATAACTGCGTTGGATTCTCAAACTACAAGTACTTTGTGCTGTTCCTGGCGTACGCCTCACTGTACTGTGCAGTCATTTGTGCTACAGTCATCAAGTATTTCATCAAGTTTTGGACG AAACAGCTTCCTGACACGCACGCCAAATTCCACatcttgtttctgttttttgtggcGGCCTTGTTCTTTGTCAGCATCCTGTCACTTCTCAGCTACCATCTGTGGCTCGTGGGAAAGAACAGGACCACTATAG AGGCTTTTCGGGCTCCCGTCTTCACAAACGGTCAAGACAAGAGCGGGTTTTCTCTGGGCTTCAGGCGAAATGCGGCTGAGGTGTTTGGAGACGAAGCGAAGTACTGGATATTTCCTGTTTTCTCGAG TCTAGGAGATGGACTTTCCTTTGTTACTAGATTGGTCCATATAGATCCTGAACAAGCAAACCGTGTCCTCCAGCACAATGGCAAAAG CCCTGCTGATGGGAAAGCTGACCCTTTTGCGCTTGGTAACAATATTCAACACACGGTGGACGACAGCCAAGAGAAAAAGG ACGGAGGTCAGACGGTCTCGGTGACGATGGAGAGTGGCCCTTAG
- the zdhhc20a gene encoding palmitoyltransferase ZDHHC20-A isoform X2, whose translation MAPSHVLRCCQRALNWIPVLFINLVVGWSYYAYVVELCVYTIPNNAERISYLVIFHIFLTMFVWSYWKTICSRPAAASKAFALPRAEKELYEREERPEMQQEILKKVARDLPVFTRTAGGAVRYCNHCQIIKPDRCHHCSTCEMCVLKMDHHCPWVNNCVGFSNYKYFVLFLAYASLYCAVICATVIKYFIKFWTLPDTHAKFHILFLFFVAALFFVSILSLLSYHLWLVGKNRTTIEAFRAPVFTNGQDKSGFSLGFRRNAAEVFGDEAKYWIFPVFSSLGDGLSFVTRLVHIDPEQANRVLQHNGKSPADGKADPFALGNNIQHTVDDSQEKKDGGQTVSVTMESGP comes from the exons ATGGCGCCCTCTCATGTACTGAGGTGCTGTCAACGGGCGCTTAACTGGATACCTGTACTGTTTATAAACCTCGTTGTTGGTTGGTCTTATTACGCTTATGTTGTggagctgtgtgtct ATACAATCCCGAATAATGCAGAACGAA TCAGCTATTTGGTCATCTTTCACATTTTCCTCACCATGTTTGTATGGTCCTACTGGAAAACTATTTGCTCCAGACCAGCCGCAGCCTCAAAAGCA TTCGCTCTGCCCAGAGCGGAGAAGGAACTGTACGAGAGAGAGGAGCGACCCGAGATGCAGCAAGAGATTCTCAAGAAAGTGGCGAGGGATTTACCCGTGTTTACGCGCACGGCGGGAGGAG CTGTCAGATACTGCAACCACTGCCAGATTATCAAGCCCGACCGCTGCCATCACTGCTCTACCTGTGAGAT GTGTGTGCTGAAAATGGACCATCACTGTCCCTG gGTGAATAACTGCGTTGGATTCTCAAACTACAAGTACTTTGTGCTGTTCCTGGCGTACGCCTCACTGTACTGTGCAGTCATTTGTGCTACAGTCATCAAGTATTTCATCAAGTTTTGGACG CTTCCTGACACGCACGCCAAATTCCACatcttgtttctgttttttgtggcGGCCTTGTTCTTTGTCAGCATCCTGTCACTTCTCAGCTACCATCTGTGGCTCGTGGGAAAGAACAGGACCACTATAG AGGCTTTTCGGGCTCCCGTCTTCACAAACGGTCAAGACAAGAGCGGGTTTTCTCTGGGCTTCAGGCGAAATGCGGCTGAGGTGTTTGGAGACGAAGCGAAGTACTGGATATTTCCTGTTTTCTCGAG TCTAGGAGATGGACTTTCCTTTGTTACTAGATTGGTCCATATAGATCCTGAACAAGCAAACCGTGTCCTCCAGCACAATGGCAAAAG CCCTGCTGATGGGAAAGCTGACCCTTTTGCGCTTGGTAACAATATTCAACACACGGTGGACGACAGCCAAGAGAAAAAGG ACGGAGGTCAGACGGTCTCGGTGACGATGGAGAGTGGCCCTTAG
- the LOC119215774 gene encoding choline-phosphate cytidylyltransferase B-like, which produces MAGKRRGRGANVQNASQRQSRGPHRALREPAAFAKSTGYESEIPHEKLTIAQARRGTPAHRPVRVYADGIFDLFHSGHARALMQAKNVFPNTFLIVGVCSDELTLKFKGYTVMTEDERYDALRHCRYVDEVVRDAPWSLSTEFLNKHKIDFVAHDDIPYTSAGSEDVYKHIKEAGMFVATQRTEGISTSDLITRIVRDYDIYVRRNLQRGYTARELNVGFINEKKYRLQEQVDKMKETVRTVEEKSKHFVYRVEEKSQDLIHKWEEKSREFICNFLKLFGPDGTWHAIQESSGRMIQALSPYSSPRGSPGSSPTRGRSVSPDSSAASASPSSLSPPSSPSSRKRATRSSRKAASTNNVQ; this is translated from the exons ATGGCTGGAAAGAGACGAGGCCGGGGCGCCAACGTCCAGAACGCCTCACAGAGGCAAAGCCGAGGCCCACACAGG GCTCTGAGGGAGCCAGCTGCTTTTGCCAAGTCTACAGGTTATGAATCAGAGATCCCTCATGAAAAGCTGACCATTGCCCAAGCGCGAAGAGGCACACCAG CGCATCGTCCGGTGAGAGTCTATGCCGACGGTATCTTCGATCTTTTCCATTCGGGACATGCTCGAGCCCTGATGCAGGCCAAAAACGTCTTCCCCAACACCTTCCTCATAGTAGGAG tctgcAGCGACGAACTCACCCTCAAGTTTAAGGGCTACACGGTGATGACCGAGGATGAGCGCTACGACGCCCTGAGGCACTGTCGCTACGTGGACGAGGTGGTGCGGGATGCTCCCTGGTCCCTTTCCACAGAGTTCCTCAACAAGCATAAG ATTGACTTTGTGGCCCACGATGACATCCCTTACACCTCTGCTGGATCAGAGGATGTGTACAAACACATCAAGGAAGCAG GGATGTTCGTGGCCACCCAGAGGACAGAAGGCATCTCCACGTCTGATCTGATCACTCGTATCGTCCGGGATTATGACATCTATGTGCGACGCAACCTGCAAAGAGGCTACACGGCACGAGAGCTGAATGTTGGGTTCATTAAT GAGAAGAAATACCGACTTCAGGAACAGGTGGACAAGATGAAAGAGACGGTCCGTACAGTGGAGGAAAAGTCCAAACACTTTGTCTACAGAGTGGAAGAGAAGAGCCAAGACCTCATCCACAAGTGGGAAGAAAAGTCGCGAGAATTCATTTGCAACTTCCTGAAGCTTTTTGGACCTGATGGGACCTGG CATGCGATTCAGGAGAGCAGTGGCCGTATGATCCAGGCGCTGTCACCTTACTCCTCGCCCCGAGGCTCCCCCGGCAGCAGTCCCACCCGAGGACGCTCCGTCTCTCCTGACTCCTCAGCCGCCTCtgcgtccccctcctccctctcccctccttcctccccctcctcgagGAAAAGGGCCACTCGCTCCTCTCGCAAAGCTGCCTCCACAAACAATGTACAATAA
- the lipia gene encoding lipase member H produces the protein MFLWQYLTLLLPVAVQICKAQKCEEFTDLDLADAIIGTSLKIRLLLYTRHNATCSTLVSHSDLSAHPRFNSSKPTTFIIHGFRPTGSPPAWLQRLSELLLARADQNVIVVDWNHGAANVNYFKAVENTRKAAGNLTAFVEMMKEAGASLGSIHMIGVSLGAHLSGFVGANMKGLIGRITALDPAGPQFTGSPPEDRLDPTDAQFVDVLHTDMDALGFREPLGHIDFYPNGGADQPGCPKTLLSGGAYFKCDHQRSVWLFLDSLERTCASRAYPCASYKDFLSGDCMSCDRFGAAGCPVFGYDVTAWKDVLLRLGQTKTFFATNTESPFCTTGYKVEVMIWNKDVRFGYITIKLHGKGEEAVATIDHKAAEFNKNSETRLLAQFDKDIRSVKKVSLKFSTGNPLKAKQKLRVLRIRLSHLEHKEGPLCRYDILLQQNKEVTFKPIPCEESNF, from the exons ATGTTCCTGTGGCAATATCTGACACTGCTGCTGCCGGTAGCTGTTCAAATATGCAAAG CTCAGAAATGCGAAGAATTTACCGATCTAGATCTCGCTGACGCCATCATTGGAACCAGCCTGAAGATCCGCTTGTTGCTGTACACCAGGCATAATGCCACCTGTAGCACGCTGGTGTCCCACTCCGACCTGTCCGCACATCCCCGGTTCAACTCGTCCAAGCCGACCACCTTCATCATTCATGGCTTCCGGCCCACGGGGTCTCCACCGGCGTGGCTCCAGAGGCTCtcggagctgctgctggccaGGGCAGACCAAAATGTCATCGTGGTGGACTGGAACCACGGCGCCGCCAACGTCAACTACTTCAAGGCCGTGGAGAACACGCGCAAGGCGGCCGGCAACCTCACGGCCTTCGTGGAAATGATGAAG GAAGCCGGCGCCTCTCTGGGCTCCATCCACATGATCGGAGTCAGCCTCGGGGCACACCTGTCCGGCTTCGTGGGCGCCAACATGAAGGGGTTGATTGGAAGAATCACAG CTCTGGATCCAGCCGGGCCTCAGTTCACTGGGTCTCCTCCAGAGGACCGCCTGGACCCCACGGACGCACAGTTTGTAGACGTCCTGCACACGGATATGGATG CCCTGGGCTTCAGAGAACCTCTGGGTCACATTGATTTCTATCCTAATGGTGGGGCGGACCAACCCGGCTGTCCAAAGACCCTCCTTTCTG GAGGAGCCTATTTTAAATGCgaccaccagagatcagtctgGCTCTTCCTCGACTCTTTGGAGAGGACGTGTGCCAGCCGGGCCTATCCCTGCGCCTCCTACAAGGACTTTCTGAGCGGGGACTGCATGAGCTGCGACCGCTTCGGTGCTGCCGGATGTCCCGTCTTCG GTTACGATGTGACGGCGTGGAAGGATGTCCTGCTGAGGCTGGGCCAAACGAAAACCTTCTTCGCCACAAATACAGAAAGTCCTTTCTGCA CGACCGGCTACAAGGTGGAGGTGATGATTTGGAACAAGGATGTACGTTTTGGATACATCACGATTAAACTCCACGGTAAAGGCGAGGAGGCAGTGGCGACCATCGACCA CAAAGCGGCAGAGTTCAATAAGAATTCAGAGACCAGGCTCTTGGCGCAGTTCGATAAAGACATTCGGTCAGTGAAAAAGGTGTCCCTGAAATTCTCCACTGGGAATCCATTGAAGGCGAAACAAAAGCTCCGTGTTCTCCGAATCCGTCTCTCGCATCTGGAACACAAGGAGGG GCCTCTCTGTAGATACGacatcctcctgcagcagaacaaAGAGGTCACCTTCAAGCCCATTCCCTGTGAAGAGTCCAACTTCTGA
- the si:dkey-71d15.2 gene encoding SH3 domain-containing kinase-binding protein 1 isoform X1, whose amino-acid sequence MQTAVGYNGRVPPDKQAVAQPSFPVTLAMEEEKKENQSEGPDSREKSQETRQNGPARHSRAAGSMQAFTSLSPKALSAVLHQAARPGPGPSRDPDPEPGPGPSRDPPHLEQLQAELRDLRDQFGRMKSQHNKEIQLLMSELDEEKKIRLTLQMEVQRMKKHMSK is encoded by the exons ATGCAGACCGCAGTGGGTTACAATGGCCGCGTGCCTCCAGACAAACAAG CTGTCGCTCAGCCCTCATTCCCG GTAACACTCGcgatggaggaggaaaaaaaagaaaaccagagtGAAGGACCGGATTCTCGAGAAAAATCTCAGGAAACACGCCAAAATGGGCCCGCGCGGCATTCCAGG GCAGCAGGGTCCATGCAGGCCTTCACCTCCCTGTCACCGAAGGCTCTCTCCGCTGTGCTACACCAGGcggcccgtcccggccccgggCCGAGCAGGGACcccgaccccgaacccggcccCGGGCCGAGCAGggaccccccccacctggaACAGCTGCAGGCGGAGCTGAGAGACCTGAGGGACCAGTTTGGGCGGATGAAGAGTCAGCACAA CAAAGAAATCCAACTGCTGATGAGTGAGCTCGACGAGGAGAAAAAGATTCGCCTGACTTTACAG atggAGGTTCAACGTATGAAGAAGCACATGTCGAAATGA
- the si:dkey-71d15.2 gene encoding SH3 domain-containing kinase-binding protein 1 isoform X2 produces the protein MEEEKKENQSEGPDSREKSQETRQNGPARHSRAAGSMQAFTSLSPKALSAVLHQAARPGPGPSRDPDPEPGPGPSRDPPHLEQLQAELRDLRDQFGRMKSQHNKEIQLLMSELDEEKKIRLTLQMEVQRMKKHMSK, from the exons atggaggaggaaaaaaaagaaaaccagagtGAAGGACCGGATTCTCGAGAAAAATCTCAGGAAACACGCCAAAATGGGCCCGCGCGGCATTCCAGG GCAGCAGGGTCCATGCAGGCCTTCACCTCCCTGTCACCGAAGGCTCTCTCCGCTGTGCTACACCAGGcggcccgtcccggccccgggCCGAGCAGGGACcccgaccccgaacccggcccCGGGCCGAGCAGggaccccccccacctggaACAGCTGCAGGCGGAGCTGAGAGACCTGAGGGACCAGTTTGGGCGGATGAAGAGTCAGCACAA CAAAGAAATCCAACTGCTGATGAGTGAGCTCGACGAGGAGAAAAAGATTCGCCTGACTTTACAG atggAGGTTCAACGTATGAAGAAGCACATGTCGAAATGA